One part of the Amphiura filiformis chromosome 5, Afil_fr2py, whole genome shotgun sequence genome encodes these proteins:
- the LOC140152239 gene encoding adhesion G-protein coupled receptor G6-like yields MAIFLMIFAFIVYIQLVGSMEDTSVCSTTTSYSQPYEENFTELYKQIYYEPCGVNDENKCIKYRIIYRLSQRTSHRTIYQISYMCCKGWTMEDDVCKPICIPKCSYGGQCIRPNVCEYPPVKRPIMTMVRRSTDECSTSMRVIPTSHVCEHSTFHLACDSDESISITSALYGRQINGSRCSGPIITTSCAANNSFDVVSQRCNGSRTCNVSASNEVFGDPCVGTYKYLDIDYSCEGQCCPRCENDGNCTRPNHCQCPTGYTGDRCVLPRCMDIITNTSNGLLSWPQTLVGVVVDSKERCPVNTERRNFGLASRECVYNSTYGAMWSAPMVNHCGQVETPKVEDLVQITVDERNVKEVAETLANITKVNSNIKSAAIDINAIQEAFLNVINVGSSSPEVTEAVIEIVDNILSTNISSEWSDDSANAASMVLKAVEQQIAQTLKEHGKFTSVQLNIVVEAFTVDATNSKEGVSFAVNFQAGQQITTNINEDVTSSILLPYEALFNNRTKKGTKVSFISYNQNNLFRSRMLGKQNMTIVSGPVISAVVLGETFTNLDKPVVVAIFPSKVKEVTPSVLNSSVCVFWDFNQNNRIGDWSQEGCERIDISSGKITCHCNHLTNFAVLVDISGHHEQTAFSLVLDMISKLGCVVSIASLCFTLVILLLSRRLRQTLPRKILIQFCLSMLCLYLVFLVGIDSKSGQGCLVVAGLLHYFVLTTVFWMGIEARNMYINLVTVFDVEGSTFLRKAACFAWGVPVIPVAIVMVVKWGDYVADAFCFLAPGYGLYFGLLLPVATVIIHNAVIFTMVMTKLLKSSVGGNVKNSRKTMVRQRLRNAFSISVLLGLTWIFGFLAINKAKRAFQLMFCLSNSFQGVLVFILFCLLQDDVRNVLVENCSRRKQYNVSSGRSKKSDASSHELVLSINTSIEAGTSNLTFNKTVQADSIPNNQRIPAEHKTDKEHSVYTEKISNITAEKLSNIT; encoded by the exons TGTCTGCAGTACAACAACGTCATACAGCCAACCATATGAAGAAAACTTTACTGAATTGTACAAGCAAATCTACTATGAACCGTGTGGAGTTAATGACGAAAACAAATGTATAAAATACAG GATAATCTACCGGTTAAGTCAACGAACAAGCCACCGAACAATCTATCAAATCTCGTATATGTGTTGCAAGGGTTGGACGATGGAAGATGACGTATGTAAAC CTATCTGTATACCAAAGTGTTCATACGGTGGCCAATGTATTCGTCCCAATGTCTGTGAATATCCACCTGTCAAACGTCCAATAATGACAATGGTAAGACGATCAACCGACGAGTGTTCTACCAGTATGC GAGTAATACCTACTTCTCACGTATGTGAACATTCAACGTTTCATTTGGCATGTGATTCTGATGAGAGCATTTCGATTACTTCAGCCTTATATGGGCGACAAATCAATGGTTCCCGATGCTCAGGTCCCATAATCACCACAAGCTGCGCAGCCAATAACTCATTTGATGTTGTAAGTCAGCGGTGCAACGGAAGTAGAACATGTAACGTTTCGGCTAGTAATGAAGTATTTGGCGACCCATGTGTAGGAACCTACAAATACTTGGATATAGACTATTCTTGTGAAG GTCAGTGTTGTCCTCGCTGTGAAAACGATGGGAATTGTACTAGACCAAATCATTGTCAGTGTCCAACAGGGTATACTGGCGACAGGTGTGTACTAC CAAGATGTATGGATATTATAACAAATACCAGCAATGGCCTATTATCATGGCCTCAAACTCTAGTGGGAGTGGTGGTTGACTCAAAAGAAAGATGCCCAGTTAACACTGAAAGGC GTAACTTTGGGCTTGCATCTAGAGAATGTGTTTACAACTCAACTTACGGAGCCATGTGGTCTGCTCCGATGGTGAATCACTGCGGACAAGTAGAGACACCTAAGGTTGAAGATTTAGTTCAA ATAACAGTCGATGAGCGTAATGTGAAAGAAGTTGCAGAAACTCTAGCAAACATCACCAAGGTCAACTCCAATATTAAGTCTGCGGCAATAGACATTAATGCTATACAAGAAGCATTCCTGAATGTTATCAATGTTGGCTCTTCGTCCCCAGAG GTAACAGAAGCTGTGATTGAAATCGTGGACAATATTCTCAGCACTAATATTTCATCTGAGTGGAGTGATGATTCTGCTAATGCTGCATCTATGGTACTCAAAGCGGTTGAACAACAAATTGCCCAAACGTTGAAAGAACATGGAAAGTTCACTTCTGTTCAGCTTAATATCGTGGTTGAAGCATTTACTGTTGATGCGACTAACAGCAAAGAAGGTGTGAGCTTTGCAGTAAATTTCCAAGCAGGTCAGCAGATAACCACTAACATAAATGAAGATGTAACCAGCTCTATTCTGTTACCTTATGAAGCACTTTTCAACAATCGAACCAAAAAAG GTACCAAAGTAAGCTTCATCAGTTACAATCAGAACAATCTTTTTCGATCTCgaatgctgggtaaacaaaacaTGACGATCGTTTCAGGCCCTGTTATATCAGCAGTTGTTCTGGGAGAAACCTTTACAAACTTGGATAAACCTGTAGTTGTAGCAATATTTCCATCAAAG GTTAAGGAAGTCACACCATCAGTTTTAAACTCATCTGTATGCGTATTTTGGGATTTCAACCAAAACAACAGAATTGGTGATTGGTCACAAGAAGGCTGTGAGCGTATAGACATCAGTTCAGGAAAAATAACCTGTCATTGTAATCACTTGACTAACTTTGCTGTTCTTGTG GACATTTCAGGTCATCATGAACAAACTGCATTCAGTCTTGTTTTAGATATGATCAGTAAACTTGGCTGTGTTGTCTCAATTGCGTCACTGTGTTTCACATTGGTGATATTACTTCTATCAAG ACGGCTTCGACAAACTCTTCCACGCAAGATTCTGATCCAATTCTGCCTGTCCATGCTATGTTTATACCTGGTCTTCCTCGTGGGCATTGATTCAAAGTCTGGACAAGGGTGTCTGGTAGTAGCAGGACTGTTGCATTACTTTGTGCTAACGACCGTTTTCTGGATGGGGATAGAAGCACGCAATATGTACATCAATCTGGTGACTGTGTTTGATGTAGAAGGGTCGACGTTTCTGAGAAAAGCAGCTTGCTTCGCTTGGG GTGTACCAGTGATACCCGTTGCTATTGTTATGGTTGTGAAATGGGGTGATTACGTCGCCGATGCATT TTGTTTCTTGGCCCCTGGCTACGGACTATATTTTGGTCTTCTTCTCCCTGTCGCCACGGTAATCATACACAATGCAGTTATTTTTACCATGGTTATGACCAAACTTTTGAAATCCAGCGTTGGGGGAAATGTTAAGAATTCTAGAAAGACTATGGTCAGACAGCGATTACGTAATGCGTTTTCTATATCGGTACTCCTTGGTCTTACTTGGATATTTGGCTTCCTTGCAATAAACAAGGCGAAGAGAGCTTTCCAGCTCATGTTTTGTCTCTCCAACTCATTTCAAGGAGTGCTGGTGTTTATTCTCTTCTGTCTCCTCCAAGATGATGTTCGCAACGTTTTGGTGGAAAATTGCTCTCGAAGGAAACAATACAATGTATCTAGCGGGCGATCAAAGAAATCTGACGCATCCTCACACGAATTGGTACTTTCTATTAACACATCAATCGAGGCAGGTACGTCCAACCTTACGTTTAACAAAACGGTACAAGCCGATAGTATCCCAAATAATCAGCGCATCCCTGCTGAACATAAGACGGATAAAGAACATAGTGTTTATACTGAAAAGATTTCTAACATCACGGCAGAAAAACTCTCCAATATCACTTGA